TAGTGATGGCGGTCGGGTCCGACCCGCTGAAAGCCTCGACGGTGGTCACCGACTCTGTGCGCTCGATCGTGGCGGCGATGACTCAGCTGCGGCTGAGCCGGTACATCGGAGTCAGCGGTACGGCGAACATGGCCACGACCACGCTGCGCGGGCGACTGTCACTAGTCCCGGTGCGCCGCTTCATCAAGGCGGCGACCGACCACGCCGTCGCCTACGAGATCGTTAACGCGAGCGACCTGGACTATGTCCTGGCTGGCTGCCCCTACATCCGCGACGGCGCGCCCGCAGCCCGCTACCGCGAGGAACCGGGGCCTTTTCCGGGCGGCTTTAAGACCATCACTCCGGGCGAGGTCGCTGACTTCCTGGTCCGCGAGATCGCCGGCAGGCGCTACCACCGCCAGATCGTGGGCATCTGGCACTGACCTGCTCCCGACCTACGGTCAGATCGCGATCGTTAGCGCCGATTCTCGCGCTGAACTATTCGACCGCCCGCTGTCCTCGCTGATAGCTATGTAGT
This sequence is a window from Actinomycetes bacterium. Protein-coding genes within it:
- a CDS encoding NAD(P)H-binding protein encodes the protein VMAVGSDPLKASTVVTDSVRSIVAAMTQLRLSRYIGVSGTANMATTTLRGRLSLVPVRRFIKAATDHAVAYEIVNASDLDYVLAGCPYIRDGAPAARYREEPGPFPGGFKTITPGEVADFLVREIAGRRYHRQIVGIWH